In one Mustela lutreola isolate mMusLut2 chromosome 8, mMusLut2.pri, whole genome shotgun sequence genomic region, the following are encoded:
- the LOC131837857 gene encoding LOW QUALITY PROTEIN: olfactory receptor 6C6-like (The sequence of the model RefSeq protein was modified relative to this genomic sequence to represent the inferred CDS: inserted 3 bases in 2 codons; deleted 1 base in 1 codon), with the protein MKYQSMEIEFILLGLTDDPQLQILIFIFLFLNYTLSLXGNLIIILLALLDPRLKTPMYSFLRNFSFLEIIFTTVCIPRYLITIVTREKTISYNNCAAQLFFILLLGVTEFYLLAAMSYDSYVAICKPLHYXNSRVCYWLVLSSWLIGFLIIFPPMLMGLKLNFCASRIIDHFMCETSPILQISCTDTRVLELMSFIFAVVILVVTLVFVILSYTCIIKTIMKFPLAQQRTKAFSTCTSHMIVVSMTYGSCIFVYIKPSAKERVTVSKGVALLYTSVAPLLNPFIYTLRNQQVKEIFWDMLQKMCFSKKQL; encoded by the exons atgaaataccaATCAATGGAAATAGAGTTCATCCTTCTGGGACTGACAGATGACCCACAATTGCAAATTCTgattttcatatttctctttcttaattaTACATTAAGCC TGGGGAACTTAATCATTATCCTTCTCGCCCTGCTAGATCCTCGCCTCAAGACACCAATGTATTCCTTTCTCcgtaatttctcatttttagaaattatattcaCAACAGTATGTATTCCCAGATACTTGATAACCATTGTAACTAGAGAA AAAACCATCTCATATAATAATTGTGCAGCTcaattgttttttattcttttactggGAGTTACAGAGTTTTACCTTCTGGCTGCTATGTCCTATGACAGCTATGTTGCCATCTGTAAACCCTTGCATTA GAACAGCAGAGTGTGCTATTGGCTTGTACTTTCCTCTTGGCTAATCGGATTCCTAATCATCTTTCCCCCAATGcttatggggctcaaactcaattTCTGTGCTTCCAGAATAATTGATCACTTTATGTGTGAAACTTCTCCTATCCTGCAGATATCCTGCACAGATACACGTGTCCTAGAATTGATGTCTTTTATCTTTGCTGTGGTGATTCTTGTGGTCACATTGGTGTTTGTGATTCTCTCCTACACTTGCATCATAAAAACCATTATGAAATTCcctttggcacagcaaaggacCAAAGCTTTTTCCACTTGTACTTCCCATATGATTGTTGTCTCCATGACTTATGGGAGCTGCATCTTTGTGTATATTAAACCATCTGCCAAAGAAAGGGTGACTGTATCCAAAGGTGTAGCTTTGCTGTATACCTCAGTTGCCCCTTTACTAAACCCCTTCATTTATACCCTAAGGAACCAGCAGGTAAAAGAAATCTTCTGGGATATGTTACAAAAGATGTGTTTTTCAAAAAAGCAATTGTAA